CTTTTCCAGTTCTTCCACCAGCCCGGGAACAATGGCTTTGACTTCGTCTTCAATACGTCCTTTGCTGCCGTAAATACCACTTACCAGTCCACTGGAAACTTTTTCCGAAGTCATACCAATCCCGCGTGTAGAAACTCCTGCCGGCCCGGAGACGTACCAGTTGTTCTGAGGAATATTGAAACGGGAACGCAGCAACTGCAACTTGATACGGTTGTCTTTAATGTAAGGTCTCACATCAAAACTCAACCAGACCGGCTCCTGATACCCGATGCTGACGGAGATCGGCCCTGCGACAGCGGCGTGACGATTGCCGTTTACATAAGTGCTTCTGATGTAGAGGTCCACATTTTGAATGCCAAGCTGTATATTTAATGTATCAGCGGCATAGGCTTCGACGGCGGCGCGGGCCAGTTCCCCTTGATAGGAGATTCCGGAAAACTGCACGCTGAAGCTGCGCCCCTGGGCAACCGTGGAATCATAGATATCATTAATGCCTCCTTCGAGCATGTCGGCTGGCACCATACTGGGGACTGCATCAGCCAGCGTTTTGAGGAATCGATTTCCCAGTCGAACCGAGACGGCGTTATCAATCACCAGGGCGGGAACGAACGGCGTATCTGCATCGACTTCGGCAGGACGTTTCTGATCGGGTTTGACCAGCAGTGGTGCGGTATTAGCGACGTCGGTCGACGGATTCAGCATCCAGTCGAACAGTGGTTTTGTATAAGCGACTTTCCAGACATCGTGTCCCACATCGGGAACTTCTGTGAAGCGTGGATTTCCGCCAGCCTGTTTGATCGCATCGACCATATTTTTTGTTTCGCCGGGCAAGACAACCCGATCGTCGGCCCCCTGGAAGGCCCAAATGGGAACCTCTTTGAGTTTGGAAGCCCAGTCTGCTTTCCCTCCCCCCGCGAGTGGCACGACGGCCGACCAGCGTTTGGGATCAGCGGCAGCCAGACTCCATGCGCCATAACCTCCCATAGACCAGCCTGTCAGAATCTGCTGATCAGCGTTGATCGAATAATCTTTCATCACGTTATTGAAAATCTGCAGGGCCCGTTTTCCACCGGGGGAATCGGCGAGCCAGCCCGCCAGCAGACTTTCTTTTCTGATCTCTGCCTGAGGAAAGACGACGAGAAACGGAAAGGTGTCTGCCTGCTGCTTAATCACTGGTCCCAGACCGACCTGAATCGGCTTTAATCCATCGTCGCCCCGCTCACCCGCTCCGTGCAGAAACAGGATGACAGGATACTTTTTCTCAGGATTATAGTTTTTGGGAACAAAGACTACATAGCGATGCTCGCCTTGATCGTCCTTAAATACCTTATTTACAAATCCCGTTTCTGTTGTTTTTTTCTGTGCCTGCAAATCGGCCGGTGCCGGTAGCAGAACAAGGGTCAGCAGTACAAGAGTTGATCGAAACGCAAACGAAAATCGTGTTCGAAGAGTTTGCATGGGTTCAATCCATTTCCAGATTCCGCAGAATCATAGTGGTGGTCGTTCAGTCCGTGAGTAAGATTATTCAGCGCCGATCGATCGTGACGGCGACTGCAGTCTTCACCCTCGATTTTTATGAGCGCACCTGTGGCTGTCAACAGTACGCCCGTTTCAGGCCCCGATCCAGGCAGATATGAGACAAGACGACATTTGGCATGTATTAAAGAAAATGTAGAAAACCCGGTGGATTCATCGACATCCTGCCCGTTATCAAGACTGGTATGAAGAATTGAGGAATAAAACGTCCGTTTGAGATCAAACCTAAAAAAGGGACTCACTTTGAATTGTCGACGACTCACTTTCTGTGCCATTGGCGTGATCTGCAGTACGGTACCGGTGTTTGGGTATCCACCACCGGGATTTGGACCAGCGGCTACCACTGCGACCAATCAGGTCAAGATGGTCGTCAAAGGCAATTATCGTTACATCTATTCCAATGGAATTCCTGATCATCAGGCCGGTCAGTTTCCCAACCGCAATAACCCAAACTCAATCCGCCCACAGCATTATGAATATCGCGTGCCAGTGAAACCCAAGGCCTCTCGCAACAGCACTCCCTGTCAGCATTCCATCTTTGGGATTGCCGTCAACGGCGTGGTCTTCGATCCGGGAACGGCAGAGTTCTGGAACCGTGACCGTCGGTCCGGCTGGAATTATGAGGCACTCTCCGGCAAGATCAATCTGGGACTGGATCAGAGCAATGCCCATGTGCAGCCTACGGGAGCCTATCATTATCATGGGCTGCCGCACGGTCTGATTTCCAAACAGGGCAAGGCGAATGAAATGACTCTGATTGGAGTCGCCGCGGATGGATTCCCGATTTATTCACAATATGGCTACACAGATGTAGATGATGCGACAAGCAAACTACAGAAAATGAAATCGAGCTATCAAATTAAAAAAGGGAGCCGAGCGGGAGGACCGGGTGGCAGATATGATGGGACTTTTGTAGCAGACTATGAATACGTTAAGGATTTTGGTGACCTGGATGAATGTAATGGGCGTTTTGGTGTCACCCCCGAATATCCGGAAGGCATTTATCACTATTATTTGACGGAAACATTTCCGTTTATCCCTCGGAAATTCCGAGGAACGCCAGACTCCAGTTTTCAGAAACGGGGACCCGGACCGGGGCAACATGGCGGACCAGGTCGTGGTGGATTCGGACCTCCCCCTTTGGGACCACCTGGCTTTGGAAAACCTCAGAATACGGGGCGCGGACGGTAGGAAAAAACAAGAGCGGATTAATCGATAGAAACTCAACTCACAGAGAGGAGGTTTGACAGGCGATTAAAGCGTGCGTGTGTTGGACTGATTTTCCCGCATCCGATTGCGAGCGCGTGACAGCGTCGGCCCAATCGAATTTTCCGGGATGTCCAGTTCACTGCTGATCTGCTGGTAAGACTTTCCCTGCAGGTGGTACTGTTCGACAATTTGTGCATCAGCGGGAGGCAGCTGCCGAATCATATTCTGGATTTCTTCCTGATCTTCGACGACCTGCTGGTGGCGCGCATGTTCTTCAGATGCGTATTCCATTTTGGATTTGGTAGAAACATGCCCCAAGGCTTCTGCCATGCGACGCTCAACCATTTTTTTTACAACGACACGTCGTGAGACCACGGTCAGATAAGTGGCCAGAGAACTGTTGCCACGAAAATTTCTCAGGACACGATAATCATTGGCGAGGAGGACCAGAAAGACTTCAGAAAGCAGATCATCGACATCATTGTCAGTGACGCGAATACTGCGTGCGTGAGCGGTGTGGTGGATGACGTGTGTGAACAGGCCAATAAACCGGTCTACAAAATCCTTCCATGCTCCCGGCTCTTCAGCGAGGCAACGCCTGAGCAAATTCTTGTCTATGTCTGTGAGAGCCACAAATCGCCTCAATTCATATAGGTCGCCGCCGTCTGGCAGCAAGCGAGTTAAGCCTGCATCTCATTATACACCGAAGTCCAACCTCCGTGTTGCAAAAAAATGCCCTGAAATCCAAATGACCGTTTTAACCTGATCATTAGTAGTAAAATCTGGGTGTTTTGCCCGCGAACTTTACTGGTAACTGGGATTTAAGGCAATACGATCCTGAAAAATATACAAAAACACACATATTCGCCTCTGATCGGCACGTTTTAACAGACGTTTATTGATGTGATTTCTAACCTGGGAATCTATACATAATCCCACATCAGTTTTTTTTCGCTGATTTTTTTAAGAGCAATTCAGTTTCCAGCGGAGGGGCGGGTCGGCGTTTGATCAACAGGACGATGCCGGCAATTACGAGAGGGATGCTCAACATCTGTCCGACACTCAATGGTAGACTTTCTGCAAACTCTGCCTGTCGCATCTTATAGAATTCTAAAATAAAGCGGGCGGTGAAGACCATGATAAAAAACAGGCCGATGAGTAAACCGCGCGGCGTTTCGCTGCGATATTTTCGATAGAGCAGTAAGAGGACGATAAAAAAGCAGCCATAACAGAACGACTCATACAGCATGACAGGATGTCGCGGCATTAGCTGTTCTTCGCGACTGCTG
The sequence above is a segment of the Gimesia algae genome. Coding sequences within it:
- a CDS encoding carboxylesterase family protein, which encodes MQTLRTRFSFAFRSTLVLLTLVLLPAPADLQAQKKTTETGFVNKVFKDDQGEHRYVVFVPKNYNPEKKYPVILFLHGAGERGDDGLKPIQVGLGPVIKQQADTFPFLVVFPQAEIRKESLLAGWLADSPGGKRALQIFNNVMKDYSINADQQILTGWSMGGYGAWSLAAADPKRWSAVVPLAGGGKADWASKLKEVPIWAFQGADDRVVLPGETKNMVDAIKQAGGNPRFTEVPDVGHDVWKVAYTKPLFDWMLNPSTDVANTAPLLVKPDQKRPAEVDADTPFVPALVIDNAVSVRLGNRFLKTLADAVPSMVPADMLEGGINDIYDSTVAQGRSFSVQFSGISYQGELARAAVEAYAADTLNIQLGIQNVDLYIRSTYVNGNRHAAVAGPISVSIGYQEPVWLSFDVRPYIKDNRIKLQLLRSRFNIPQNNWYVSGPAGVSTRGIGMTSEKVSSGLVSGIYGSKGRIEDEVKAIVPGLVEELEKQMNFDEASQIVDAIWPLPVYQPRMQLAPRQVLTDKQGISLSFGLTVAAVDSAAPPAQIQRLNSFGRSVNDIPKVTDLQIGVAPGMLKPLTEMLVQADVARIPVQDIPGHSFDTLVDPKTMQQVFPDLKQYGDDLKIWAELVLTRPIQVEDGGKSKKSDVNNPFRFEVPQAAISMAIKKSASDKKWLPYAEFTLSLGQDVEAEIVDRSYSKRALKLDWEGGAKVGGTARFAPDYKPQDSSIDQQKLRDLVQSAWGGWTKQGPASVAEIPDIELGFGRYRINKVDWSNPQLLATFTVPELKLTNDTKVEMEYELKSPYSDWGGPYKLKPGESHTFDTATPLLYRRKVNNQTQLFTLAAGSHFEFLPENGNESGTLFEAADN
- a CDS encoding RNA polymerase sigma factor gives rise to the protein MALTDIDKNLLRRCLAEEPGAWKDFVDRFIGLFTHVIHHTAHARSIRVTDNDVDDLLSEVFLVLLANDYRVLRNFRGNSSLATYLTVVSRRVVVKKMVERRMAEALGHVSTKSKMEYASEEHARHQQVVEDQEEIQNMIRQLPPADAQIVEQYHLQGKSYQQISSELDIPENSIGPTLSRARNRMRENQSNTRTL
- a CDS encoding YHYH protein, with translation MNCRRLTFCAIGVICSTVPVFGYPPPGFGPAATTATNQVKMVVKGNYRYIYSNGIPDHQAGQFPNRNNPNSIRPQHYEYRVPVKPKASRNSTPCQHSIFGIAVNGVVFDPGTAEFWNRDRRSGWNYEALSGKINLGLDQSNAHVQPTGAYHYHGLPHGLISKQGKANEMTLIGVAADGFPIYSQYGYTDVDDATSKLQKMKSSYQIKKGSRAGGPGGRYDGTFVADYEYVKDFGDLDECNGRFGVTPEYPEGIYHYYLTETFPFIPRKFRGTPDSSFQKRGPGPGQHGGPGRGGFGPPPLGPPGFGKPQNTGRGR